From Halapricum desulfuricans, a single genomic window includes:
- the glpA gene encoding anaerobic glycerol-3-phosphate dehydrogenase subunit GlpA — MASTPHVLVIGGGSTGIGIARDLAMRDLDVTLVEQGNLTHGTTGRMHGLLHSGGRYAVSDQASAKECIQENRVLRDIASHCVEMTGGMFVKRPEDTEEYFQKKLEGCRECDIPAEVISGEEARKREPHLAKDIDKAIAVPDGAIDPFRLVVANAASAEQHGARIETHSPVTDLLIEDGEVVGVEVEHKSGPGIRVHGTEGGTEEIRADYVVNASGAWAGQIGDMADVDIEVRPSKGVMTIMNIRQVDTVINRCRPKGDADIVVPHETTAILGTTDEEVEDPEDYPEEQWEVDLMIDTLKELVPMLDEARTIRSFWGVRPLYEPPDVGSEDPTDITRDFFLLDHEERDDLPGMTSIVGGKFTTYRLMAEKISDHVCEQFGIERECRTADEPLPGSEDFSVLRDYMEEFGLRSPIGRRSVERLGSRADEVLKTDDPNPVICECEGVTRAEVQDAIGQSGSDLNAVRIRTRASMGNCQGGMCVHRLASELHDTRVDGETFDEGVAREAWDELLQERWKGQRHALWGEQLSQAMLNYALHATTQNRDNDPADGEPVDFAAFDTGADQPGESGGADVAADGGERDGY; from the coding sequence ATGGCTTCCACACCACACGTTCTCGTGATCGGCGGGGGTTCGACCGGTATCGGCATCGCGCGTGACCTCGCGATGCGTGATCTGGACGTGACGCTCGTCGAACAGGGGAACCTCACTCACGGGACGACCGGCCGGATGCACGGCCTGCTCCACAGCGGCGGCCGCTATGCCGTCTCCGATCAGGCCAGCGCGAAGGAGTGTATCCAGGAGAATCGCGTCCTCCGGGACATCGCAAGCCACTGTGTCGAGATGACCGGCGGCATGTTCGTCAAGCGCCCGGAAGACACAGAGGAGTACTTCCAGAAGAAACTTGAAGGGTGCCGAGAGTGCGATATTCCGGCAGAAGTAATCTCTGGCGAGGAAGCACGCAAGCGCGAGCCCCACCTCGCGAAGGACATCGACAAGGCGATCGCAGTACCCGACGGCGCGATCGACCCGTTCCGACTCGTGGTCGCGAACGCCGCCAGCGCCGAGCAACACGGCGCGCGCATCGAGACACACTCCCCGGTGACCGACCTGCTGATCGAGGACGGGGAGGTCGTCGGCGTCGAGGTCGAACACAAGTCCGGCCCGGGAATCCGCGTCCACGGCACTGAAGGGGGGACCGAGGAGATCCGTGCGGACTACGTCGTCAACGCCAGCGGTGCCTGGGCGGGCCAGATCGGCGACATGGCCGACGTCGACATCGAGGTCCGACCGTCGAAGGGCGTGATGACGATCATGAACATCCGGCAGGTCGACACGGTCATCAACCGCTGTCGACCGAAAGGCGACGCCGATATCGTCGTTCCCCACGAGACGACAGCGATCCTCGGGACGACCGACGAGGAAGTCGAAGATCCCGAGGACTACCCCGAGGAACAGTGGGAAGTCGACCTGATGATCGACACGCTCAAGGAACTCGTGCCGATGCTCGATGAGGCGCGGACGATCCGCTCCTTTTGGGGCGTGCGTCCGCTGTACGAACCGCCGGACGTCGGCAGCGAGGACCCGACCGACATCACGCGGGACTTCTTCCTGCTGGATCACGAGGAGCGCGACGACCTGCCGGGTATGACGAGCATCGTCGGCGGGAAGTTCACGACCTACCGGCTGATGGCCGAGAAGATCAGCGACCACGTCTGCGAGCAGTTCGGTATCGAGCGCGAGTGCCGAACTGCCGACGAACCGCTGCCCGGTAGCGAGGACTTCTCGGTCCTGCGCGATTACATGGAGGAGTTCGGGCTCCGATCGCCGATCGGCCGTCGCAGCGTCGAACGACTCGGCTCGCGCGCGGACGAGGTGCTCAAGACTGACGACCCGAACCCGGTCATCTGCGAGTGCGAGGGCGTCACGCGCGCGGAAGTGCAGGACGCCATCGGGCAGTCCGGATCGGACCTCAATGCTGTCCGCATCCGGACCCGCGCCTCGATGGGCAACTGCCAGGGTGGGATGTGCGTCCATCGGCTGGCGAGCGAACTCCACGACACCCGCGTCGACGGGGAGACCTTCGACGAGGGAGTCGCCCGCGAGGCCTGGGACGAACTCCTCCAGGAGCGCTGGAAGGGGCAGCGCCACGCCCTCTGGGGCGAGCAGCTCTCACAGGCGATGCTGAACTACGCGCTGCACGCGACGACTCAGAACCGCGACAACGACCCCGCGGACGGCGAGCCGGTCGACTTCGCGGCGTTCGATACGGGAGCCGATCAGCCGGGTGAGTCTGGCGGTGCAGACGTCGCGGCTGACGGGGGTGAGCGAGATGGCTATTGA
- the glpB gene encoding glycerol-3-phosphate dehydrogenase subunit GlpB, protein MAIESDVLVIGGGLAGLSSAISAAREGADVRLVTYKQSTLRQASGLIDVLGYTPNGEGPLTDPYDAIPELPEEHPYRIVGEDTVRDAMSMFDAVVDTYRGGHTDTNALLPTYGGTVKPTARYPDGAAAGLASDDRDLLLVGFEAMPDFDAPHVAAHLEAAGVPFDVRGETIQFPGDLMDDAKVTRYAKLLENNGPVEVRGRERGARDALVERLNPLIENEQRIGLPAVLGDADAAGVRAALEAELGTEVFEVPATPPSLPGVRLEDRLFEALDEVGGNFESGNPVVSFDGQDRVETVYVDKQDARIPFSAEQYVLATGGLVGKGVESDREHVYEPIFDCHVAHSEDRYDWFDEDVFGDHPFAGFGVDPDPELRPLDGSGSPEFENLRAAGSVLGGYDFAAEKSGSGVSIATGYHAGRIAAQEAQ, encoded by the coding sequence ATGGCTATTGAGTCGGACGTACTGGTGATCGGTGGCGGACTTGCCGGGTTATCGAGCGCGATTTCGGCCGCCCGCGAGGGCGCGGACGTGCGTCTGGTAACCTACAAGCAGAGTACGCTCCGGCAAGCCTCGGGGCTGATCGACGTGCTCGGGTACACGCCCAACGGCGAGGGCCCGCTCACCGACCCCTACGACGCTATCCCCGAACTCCCCGAAGAGCACCCGTACCGCATCGTCGGCGAGGACACTGTCAGAGACGCGATGTCGATGTTCGACGCGGTCGTCGACACGTATCGGGGCGGACACACGGATACCAATGCCCTGCTGCCGACCTACGGCGGGACGGTCAAGCCGACCGCCCGATACCCCGACGGCGCGGCCGCCGGGCTCGCCAGCGACGACCGCGACCTTCTGCTGGTCGGGTTCGAGGCGATGCCCGACTTCGACGCACCGCACGTCGCGGCCCACCTCGAGGCTGCCGGCGTTCCGTTCGACGTGCGCGGGGAGACGATTCAGTTCCCCGGGGACCTGATGGACGACGCCAAGGTCACTCGCTACGCCAAACTCCTCGAAAACAACGGCCCTGTAGAAGTACGGGGCCGCGAGCGCGGGGCCCGAGACGCCCTGGTTGAGCGCCTCAACCCGCTGATCGAGAACGAACAGCGCATCGGTCTGCCGGCTGTCCTCGGCGACGCAGACGCCGCCGGCGTGCGGGCGGCCCTGGAAGCGGAGCTCGGCACAGAGGTCTTCGAGGTGCCGGCGACGCCGCCGTCCCTACCCGGCGTCCGACTGGAGGACCGACTGTTCGAGGCCCTCGATGAGGTCGGTGGCAACTTCGAGAGCGGTAATCCGGTCGTTTCCTTCGACGGCCAGGACCGCGTCGAGACCGTCTACGTCGACAAACAGGACGCCCGGATCCCGTTCAGCGCCGAGCAGTACGTGCTGGCGACCGGCGGACTCGTCGGCAAGGGCGTCGAGTCCGATCGCGAGCACGTCTACGAACCGATCTTCGACTGCCACGTCGCCCACTCCGAGGACCGGTATGACTGGTTCGACGAGGACGTCTTCGGCGACCATCCGTTCGCCGGGTTCGGCGTCGATCCCGATCCCGAACTGCGGCCACTCGACGGCTCGGGATCACCCGAGTTCGAGAACCTGCGGGCCGCCGGCTCGGTCCTCGGCGGGTATGACTTCGCTGCCGAGAAATCCGGCAGCGGCGTCTCGATCGCAACAGGATATCATGCTGGCCGAATCGCGGCACAGGAGGCACAATGA
- a CDS encoding ROK family protein — protein MATYAGVDLGATHVRAIVGDETGAELGSHKQRTPEGPTGIAVTEAVLETLRSACANADVDPTALQGVGIGSIGPLDLTDGAVENPSNLPDSIDRIPLVGPIRNLVETDNVHLHNDTVAGVIGERFYSERNPTSMVYLTISTGIGAGVCVDGNVLSGWDGNAGEVGHITLDPDGAMQCGCGKPGHWEAYASGQNIPRYAKHLYETEDWETDMDVLSDDFSAIDVYANAGDDEFADYVIERVNDWNVQGFANLIHSYAPLVIYVGGSVALNNEELVLDPVRERLEDHVFVNMPDIKLTTLGDDVVLKGALASGLTRGTGDRSRVPE, from the coding sequence ATGGCCACATACGCAGGGGTCGACCTGGGCGCGACGCACGTGCGCGCCATCGTCGGCGACGAGACTGGCGCGGAACTAGGTTCTCACAAACAGCGGACGCCGGAGGGGCCAACCGGGATTGCAGTCACCGAGGCGGTCCTCGAAACCCTTCGCAGCGCGTGCGCGAACGCGGATGTCGATCCGACAGCACTGCAGGGCGTGGGAATCGGCTCGATCGGCCCGCTGGATCTGACCGACGGCGCCGTCGAAAACCCCTCGAACTTGCCCGATAGCATCGACCGGATTCCGTTGGTCGGGCCGATCCGGAATCTTGTCGAAACCGACAACGTCCACCTTCACAACGACACGGTCGCCGGTGTGATCGGCGAACGCTTCTACAGTGAACGGAACCCCACGAGCATGGTCTACCTCACCATCTCGACGGGTATCGGTGCCGGCGTGTGTGTCGACGGGAACGTGCTCAGCGGCTGGGACGGCAACGCCGGCGAAGTCGGGCACATCACGCTCGACCCGGACGGAGCCATGCAGTGTGGCTGTGGAAAACCCGGTCACTGGGAGGCCTACGCTTCGGGTCAGAACATCCCTCGATACGCGAAACACCTCTATGAGACCGAGGACTGGGAAACCGATATGGACGTGCTGAGCGATGACTTCTCGGCGATCGACGTGTATGCCAACGCGGGCGACGACGAGTTTGCCGACTACGTCATCGAGCGCGTCAACGACTGGAACGTCCAGGGGTTCGCCAACCTCATCCACTCCTATGCGCCGCTGGTCATCTACGTCGGTGGCAGCGTCGCGCTCAACAACGAAGAACTCGTACTCGACCCGGTCCGAGAGCGACTCGAAGATCACGTCTTCGTCAACATGCCCGATATCAAGCTGACGACGCTGGGCGATGACGTCGTGTTGAAGGGCGCACTCGCGAGCGGTCTCACGCGAGGGACTGGCGACCGTAGCCGCGTGCCGGAGTAA
- the pyk gene encoding pyruvate kinase has translation MRNAKIVCTLGPASDSTEEITALAEAGMSVARLNASHGSPEQRRETIDRIRAVDESVDHPVAVMHDIPGPEVRTADIDEPIHLEADSRVRFYQGDDATPEAVGLSLDISAVEAGDRVLLDDGRIETTVEEVDGSDVYARVQNGGELQARKGVNIPGVELGLPTVTEKDREELKVAAEKGADLVAASFVRDGSDIREIADTLNEFGADIPIVAKIERAGAVQNLDSIIEEAYGIMVARGDLGVELPLEVVPLYQKRIIRKCNQAGVPVITATEMLDSMVESRRPTRAEASDVANAVLDGTDAVMLSGETAIGNHPARVVDTMASIVEEVENSEEYEELREQRVPEADDTRADALAHAARFLAEDVDATAIVAASESGYSALKAAKFRPGIPIIASTPSDRVRRRLALSWGIHPTSTPYTTEGADAIIQNSVQSALDTGIARNGDTLVVVSGMMTELDGIGTSNMLKIHVAAETIVSGTPIVSGIVTGEIHRVEDGDLSAVPDGAVAVIPAEFDGELAGDADHIRGIVSAEDNATGSRAAVLARELDLPMIGEADVPADIENGTVVTLDAERAVLYRDVVGAREE, from the coding sequence ATGCGTAACGCGAAAATCGTCTGTACACTCGGTCCGGCGTCGGATTCGACCGAGGAGATCACGGCCCTGGCGGAGGCCGGGATGTCCGTCGCGCGGTTGAACGCCAGCCACGGCTCGCCCGAGCAGCGCCGCGAGACGATCGATCGGATTCGGGCGGTCGACGAATCGGTCGACCATCCGGTCGCGGTCATGCACGACATCCCCGGCCCGGAAGTGCGCACCGCCGACATCGACGAGCCGATCCATCTCGAGGCCGACTCCCGGGTTCGATTCTATCAAGGCGACGACGCCACGCCCGAGGCGGTCGGGTTGTCGCTGGACATCTCGGCCGTCGAGGCGGGCGATCGGGTCCTGCTGGACGACGGTCGCATCGAGACGACCGTCGAAGAGGTCGACGGCAGCGATGTCTACGCGCGCGTCCAGAACGGCGGCGAACTTCAGGCGCGCAAGGGCGTCAACATCCCCGGCGTCGAACTCGGCCTGCCGACGGTCACCGAGAAAGACCGTGAAGAGCTGAAAGTCGCGGCCGAGAAAGGTGCCGACCTCGTCGCGGCGTCGTTCGTCCGGGACGGCTCGGATATCCGCGAGATCGCCGACACCCTCAACGAGTTCGGCGCCGACATTCCGATCGTCGCGAAGATCGAACGGGCTGGTGCCGTCCAGAACCTCGACAGCATCATCGAAGAGGCCTACGGCATCATGGTCGCCCGCGGCGACCTGGGCGTCGAACTGCCCCTGGAAGTGGTGCCGCTCTACCAGAAACGGATCATCCGGAAGTGCAATCAGGCGGGCGTGCCGGTGATTACGGCGACTGAGATGCTCGATTCGATGGTCGAGTCCCGGCGGCCGACCCGCGCGGAAGCCTCCGACGTCGCTAACGCCGTCCTGGACGGGACGGACGCGGTGATGCTCTCGGGGGAAACCGCCATCGGCAACCACCCCGCACGCGTCGTCGACACCATGGCCAGCATCGTCGAAGAAGTCGAAAACAGCGAAGAGTACGAGGAACTGCGCGAACAACGCGTGCCCGAAGCCGACGACACGCGGGCTGACGCGCTGGCTCACGCCGCCCGGTTCCTCGCCGAAGACGTCGACGCCACCGCGATCGTCGCCGCCAGCGAGTCTGGCTACTCCGCGCTGAAGGCCGCGAAGTTCCGGCCTGGTATTCCCATTATTGCCTCGACCCCGAGCGATCGGGTCCGGCGGCGGCTCGCCCTCTCGTGGGGCATCCACCCGACCTCGACGCCGTACACGACGGAGGGTGCGGACGCCATCATCCAGAACTCCGTCCAGTCCGCACTGGACACCGGCATCGCGCGCAACGGCGATACGCTGGTCGTCGTCTCGGGGATGATGACCGAACTCGACGGGATCGGCACCTCGAACATGCTCAAGATCCACGTGGCCGCGGAGACGATTGTCTCCGGGACGCCGATCGTCAGCGGTATTGTCACGGGTGAAATCCACCGTGTCGAGGATGGTGACCTCTCGGCTGTTCCGGACGGTGCAGTCGCGGTGATTCCTGCTGAGTTCGACGGCGAACTCGCCGGTGATGCCGATCATATCCGTGGTATCGTCAGCGCCGAAGACAACGCGACCGGCAGTCGCGCTGCCGTGCTCGCGCGCGAACTTGACCTGCCGATGATCGGCGAGGCGGACGTGCCTGCGGACATCGAGAACGGCACTGTCGTCACGCTGGATGCCGAACGAGCGGTTCTGTACCGTGACGTCGTGGGCGCTCGAGAGGAATAA
- the glpK gene encoding glycerol kinase GlpK, with the protein MSDTYVGAIDQGTTGTRFMVFDHDGTVVANAYEKHEQIYPEPGWVEHDAMEIWENTKDVVIKALGKAGVEASQLDAIGITNQRETTIVWDAETGKPVHNAIVWQDRRTTDRVEELQEEDKVEWIREKTGLEADAYFSATKVEWLLSEGDPVKMQRARPQDLQERAQDGELMMGTIDAWLTYNLTGNNITDVSNASRTMLYNINDMEWDDELLEEFGVPESMLPEVRPSSDEDYYGYTDPDGFLEAEVPVAGALGDQQAALFGQTCFDAGDAKNTYGTGSFFLMNTGNEAVSSEHGLLTTVGFQRSGEPVQYALEGSIFITGAAIEWLEDVELIDDPTETAELARSIDSTDGVYMVPAFTGLGAPHWDGRARGTIVGMTRGTRREHIVRATLESIAYQTRDVAEAMQDDSGVELTSLKVDGGAVKNNFLVQLQSDIIQTDIARPQVDETTALGAAYAAGLAVGYWETLDELRDNWQVDREFSPEMDPNKADKLHDRWEDAVDRSLDWAREE; encoded by the coding sequence ATGTCAGACACATACGTCGGTGCGATCGATCAGGGGACGACCGGCACTCGCTTCATGGTCTTCGACCATGACGGGACGGTCGTCGCGAACGCGTACGAAAAGCACGAACAGATCTATCCGGAGCCGGGTTGGGTCGAGCACGACGCGATGGAGATCTGGGAAAACACCAAAGATGTCGTGATCAAGGCCCTCGGAAAGGCAGGTGTCGAGGCGAGCCAGCTCGACGCGATCGGGATCACCAACCAGCGTGAGACGACGATCGTGTGGGACGCCGAGACCGGCAAGCCGGTCCACAACGCGATCGTCTGGCAGGACCGCCGGACGACCGACCGCGTCGAGGAACTCCAAGAAGAGGACAAAGTCGAGTGGATCCGCGAGAAGACCGGCCTGGAGGCCGACGCGTACTTCTCGGCGACGAAAGTCGAGTGGCTGCTCTCGGAAGGCGATCCGGTCAAGATGCAGCGCGCGCGACCGCAGGATCTCCAGGAGCGAGCCCAGGACGGCGAGCTCATGATGGGGACCATCGACGCGTGGCTCACCTACAACCTGACCGGCAACAACATCACGGACGTGTCCAACGCGTCCCGGACCATGTTGTACAACATCAACGACATGGAATGGGACGACGAGCTCCTCGAGGAATTCGGCGTCCCCGAGAGTATGCTGCCGGAGGTCCGACCGTCCAGTGACGAGGATTACTACGGCTACACCGACCCCGACGGGTTCCTCGAAGCGGAAGTGCCGGTCGCGGGTGCGCTCGGTGACCAGCAGGCCGCGCTGTTCGGCCAGACTTGCTTCGACGCCGGTGACGCGAAGAACACCTACGGGACGGGCTCGTTCTTCCTGATGAACACGGGCAACGAGGCCGTATCGAGCGAACACGGGCTGCTGACGACCGTCGGCTTCCAGCGTTCGGGCGAGCCGGTCCAGTACGCGCTGGAGGGGTCGATCTTCATCACCGGTGCCGCGATCGAGTGGCTCGAGGACGTCGAACTCATCGACGATCCCACGGAGACGGCCGAGCTCGCGCGCTCGATTGATTCAACCGACGGCGTGTACATGGTGCCCGCGTTCACCGGGCTCGGGGCGCCACACTGGGACGGGCGCGCACGCGGGACGATCGTCGGGATGACTCGTGGCACCCGCCGCGAGCACATCGTGCGGGCGACGCTAGAGTCGATCGCCTACCAGACCCGCGACGTCGCGGAAGCGATGCAAGACGATTCCGGCGTCGAGCTGACCAGTCTCAAGGTCGACGGCGGGGCAGTCAAGAACAACTTCCTCGTCCAGTTGCAATCCGACATCATCCAGACCGATATCGCTCGTCCGCAGGTCGACGAGACGACAGCGCTGGGCGCGGCCTACGCGGCCGGGCTCGCGGTCGGCTACTGGGAGACGCTGGACGAGCTCCGGGACAACTGGCAGGTCGACCGCGAGTTCAGTCCGGAGATGGACCCGAACAAGGCAGACAAACTGCACGACCGCTGGGAAGACGCAGTCGATCGATCGCTCGACTGGGCACGGGAGGAATAA
- a CDS encoding anaerobic glycerol-3-phosphate dehydrogenase subunit C: protein MSDARDPTQFDPVVPNTGEEYEPLEVFPEDEGFDLRPGADSCYKCSTCDTNCPVAEVDDDFPGPKFQGPEQWRLKQTDDDYEIDPSISECSNCLRCDTSCPSGVNLAQMHNTARGEYVDNQVSKFSVKYVRNRILANYRTSAYFASMVPRTANFFMNFGPVRWAMEKVMHIPSEREFPEFATQTFRQWWAERGGAKVHSEDKKIAYFHGCYSNYNTPEVAKALVRIYEYFGYEVMVPEQKCSGTPMFANGMLDDARRHAETNVENLTAAIEDGADIVASCTSCSMALRNEYPELFDIDGIDDLAAHTYDAIEYLRIHTDVRQELEQAEISGELADEFAYHAPCHARNQGLERQAIELFRNLDGVSVEDVGDSCSGISGTYGWKSEKYEKSMEIGSEMFEHMEESEGTTGMTECPTCASQMEHGTGYDIRHPLELIEAALIK from the coding sequence ATGAGCGACGCTAGAGACCCGACGCAGTTCGACCCGGTCGTACCGAACACAGGAGAAGAATACGAGCCGCTCGAAGTCTTCCCGGAAGACGAGGGGTTCGACCTCCGTCCCGGCGCGGATTCCTGCTACAAATGCTCGACCTGTGATACCAACTGTCCGGTCGCGGAAGTCGACGACGACTTCCCGGGGCCGAAGTTCCAGGGCCCCGAGCAGTGGCGGCTCAAACAGACCGACGACGACTACGAGATCGATCCGTCGATCTCGGAGTGCTCGAACTGTCTTCGGTGCGATACGTCCTGTCCGTCGGGCGTCAACCTGGCCCAGATGCACAACACCGCCCGCGGGGAGTACGTCGACAACCAGGTCTCGAAGTTCTCCGTCAAGTACGTCCGCAACCGGATCCTCGCGAACTACCGGACCTCCGCGTACTTCGCGAGCATGGTCCCCCGGACGGCCAACTTCTTCATGAACTTCGGGCCGGTCCGGTGGGCGATGGAGAAGGTCATGCACATCCCCAGCGAACGGGAGTTCCCCGAGTTCGCCACACAGACGTTCCGTCAGTGGTGGGCCGAACGCGGCGGCGCGAAAGTCCACTCTGAGGACAAGAAGATCGCGTACTTCCACGGCTGTTACTCGAATTACAACACACCAGAAGTCGCGAAGGCCTTAGTCCGCATCTACGAGTACTTCGGCTACGAGGTCATGGTGCCGGAACAGAAGTGTTCGGGGACGCCGATGTTCGCAAACGGGATGCTCGACGACGCGCGTCGCCACGCCGAGACCAACGTCGAGAACCTCACCGCAGCGATCGAAGACGGTGCGGACATCGTCGCCTCCTGTACATCCTGTTCGATGGCGCTGCGCAACGAGTATCCCGAGTTGTTCGACATCGACGGAATCGACGACCTCGCTGCCCACACGTACGACGCCATCGAGTACCTCCGTATCCACACTGACGTCCGTCAGGAACTCGAGCAGGCCGAGATTTCGGGCGAACTCGCGGACGAATTCGCCTACCACGCGCCGTGTCACGCGCGCAATCAGGGGCTCGAGCGACAGGCGATCGAACTCTTCCGGAACCTGGACGGCGTCTCGGTCGAGGATGTCGGCGATTCCTGCTCGGGCATCTCGGGCACGTACGGCTGGAAGTCCGAGAAATACGAGAAGTCGATGGAGATCGGGTCGGAGATGTTCGAACACATGGAGGAATCCGAGGGGACGACCGGCATGACCGAGTGTCCCACCTGCGCGAGCCAGATGGAACACGGAACCGGCTACGACATCCGTCACCCGCTCGAGTTGATCGAGGCTGCGCTGATCAAGTGA
- a CDS encoding Cdc6/Cdc18 family protein, with protein sequence MDLAQRIRRRRRRGADRPIVLDYEPLNPVAHVQEPVGRGPVLERVLDHLDPVFEGTLPPDVYVWGPSGSGKSAIVTALFDRLQSMTVQPHAVIHTSTRAQTVELPTFVYVDARVANSEFQLYHRVLEAVSSDDVPQQGVSTAELRSRLQDTVGGSSGVVLAVDHVDEPESLTTEQLTEWFEPFGHTVSLLLVGRTPGEDVHGEWPDEEIEIPGYGQQVLIDVLMTRGSDGLARDALQHSQARKIASWAGGDAHDALAALFGAADRADAAGVERIRDEDVETGIDAVPSPCVPLGVVLSLRANRQRVLRELLDLDSDERASVTTTTKAIAGIDNIDLSPGTVKRFLYELAERGVVERVSASQADGHGRPPSRVEPRFPTLVFRRLYDLHRHE encoded by the coding sequence ATGGATCTTGCACAGCGGATCAGACGGCGGCGACGGCGAGGCGCCGACCGGCCAATCGTCCTCGACTACGAGCCGTTGAACCCGGTCGCGCACGTCCAGGAGCCGGTCGGCCGCGGACCCGTCCTCGAGCGAGTGCTCGATCATCTGGATCCCGTGTTCGAGGGGACGCTACCCCCGGACGTGTACGTCTGGGGACCCTCGGGGAGCGGAAAGTCAGCGATCGTCACCGCGCTGTTCGACCGACTACAGTCGATGACAGTCCAGCCACATGCGGTCATTCATACGTCCACGCGCGCCCAAACAGTCGAGCTTCCGACGTTCGTGTACGTCGACGCGCGGGTCGCCAACAGTGAGTTCCAGCTGTATCATCGTGTGCTGGAAGCGGTTAGCTCGGACGACGTCCCACAGCAAGGAGTGAGTACAGCCGAGCTCCGGTCGCGACTTCAGGACACGGTCGGCGGGAGTTCCGGGGTCGTCCTGGCTGTCGACCACGTTGACGAGCCCGAGTCGCTCACGACGGAGCAACTCACCGAGTGGTTCGAACCGTTCGGACACACCGTCTCACTCTTGCTCGTCGGACGAACCCCTGGTGAGGACGTTCACGGGGAGTGGCCAGATGAGGAGATCGAGATTCCCGGCTACGGACAACAGGTATTGATCGACGTGCTGATGACACGAGGGTCCGACGGTCTCGCTCGCGACGCGCTACAGCACTCCCAGGCGAGGAAAATTGCATCCTGGGCCGGCGGGGACGCACACGACGCGCTGGCGGCACTGTTCGGAGCTGCAGACCGGGCTGATGCCGCCGGCGTCGAGCGGATCCGCGACGAGGACGTCGAGACGGGGATCGACGCCGTGCCATCCCCGTGTGTCCCGCTCGGGGTCGTCCTGTCGCTTCGGGCGAATCGCCAGCGCGTACTCCGGGAGTTGCTCGATCTCGATTCCGACGAGCGCGCCTCGGTCACCACGACGACAAAAGCGATAGCCGGGATCGACAACATCGACCTCTCCCCAGGAACGGTCAAGCGATTCCTCTACGAGTTGGCGGAACGCGGCGTCGTCGAGCGCGTCTCGGCGTCACAGGCCGACGGCCACGGGCGGCCACCGAGCAGAGTCGAACCCAGGTTTCCGACGCTCGTGTTCAGACGACTCTACGACCTGCACCGACACGAGTAA
- a CDS encoding universal stress protein, whose amino-acid sequence MTLHTILLAVGPEDNDRAEELAEAVVEIGKPADAEVVIAHVFTESEFQRATERLDFDGDMADPNEVAKRHQTVRSMTKLFDEAGIDYSIRGEVGEHAEEIVDLATKVGADRVIVGGRKRSPTGKAVFGSTAQAVMLDAPCPVTFVRGADKE is encoded by the coding sequence ATGACGCTACACACGATCCTGCTGGCAGTCGGACCGGAGGACAACGACCGCGCGGAAGAACTCGCAGAGGCAGTCGTCGAGATCGGAAAGCCGGCCGACGCAGAAGTGGTGATCGCACACGTATTCACGGAAAGTGAGTTCCAGCGAGCCACCGAGCGGCTGGACTTCGACGGCGACATGGCAGACCCGAACGAGGTCGCGAAGCGCCACCAGACCGTCCGATCGATGACCAAGTTGTTCGACGAAGCCGGGATCGATTACTCGATCCGGGGTGAAGTCGGCGAACACGCCGAAGAGATCGTCGACCTCGCGACGAAGGTCGGGGCCGATCGGGTTATCGTCGGTGGCCGCAAGCGCTCGCCGACCGGCAAGGCCGTCTTCGGCTCGACAGCCCAGGCCGTCATGCTCGATGCGCCCTGTCCGGTGACGTTCGTCCGCGGCGCAGACAAAGAATAG